The Mycolicibacterium insubricum DNA segment TGGTCTTCGTTGTCGCCGCCGTGGTGATCGCAATGATCGCGGTCCTGACGGCGACGAAGTCCAAGCCCGACATCACCGACCTGACCGCGTCGATGCTGTTGACCGAGAACGAGTTTCCGTCGGTCGATGGCGGCAGATACAAGCAGCGGGGTGTGAAATCAGTCGACGAGGAATCAACGGATAGGTGCCCGTGGGGCGGCAAGGGCCAGACCGCCCAGGCAACCCTGGACGGTTCTGGTAAGACGCGGGAGTTCCGTACGATGCTGGCCCTCATCGATCCGACACCCGACCCCGCGGCAGCACCCCGATGTGTGTCCAGTGATGCGGAGACGATCAATGTCACGGGGCTGCCGTCGGGGGTGGTTGCCGTGTCAGACCCGCAAGATGCGAGCGTCGAGCTCACGGCGGTTGGTTTGGTTCGCGGCGTTCTCGTTGCGGCCGAGGTCCACAATCCGGACAACTCCATGGACCAAGCCAAATCGGACCTGGTGGCCGTCTACAACGCGCAGGCGAACAAGCTCAACAAGGCTTAGCGGCTCACGCTTTGGGCGGGCGGGGCCGCACCAGCACCGACTGCGCGATGGCACCGACCGGGCCGTCGTCGTCGAACAGGGTGCCGACCGTCGTCCCGATGCCGTCGGGACCGTAGAACGTCTCGGCGCGGATACCGGTCCACTCACCCGTGGGCACCCGGTACAGGTGCACCGACATGTCGGTGTTCAGGAACGTCCAGCGCCGGATGTCGATCTTGGTGCCCAGGCCGTTGGCGCAGTCGGCGACGGTGAACAACCGCTGGATCGGGGTCAGCGGCTCGTCGTCGACCAACGTCACCCGCGGGCGCATCCACGATTCTCCCGGTCCGTCGTGCGGCGGAACTTTGCACCACAGCCAATCCACGCTGTGCACGTAGTTGGGATCCCACTTGGCGTCCAGCTTGCGGTCGACGGCATCCGCGCGATCGCCCAGAGCAACGTCAGGAGCCGAACCCAGCTCCGCGGTGTCCAGGGTCTGCAACCGCCAGCCGCTGGCCCGGGCCGCGGGGCGGGGCTCGCCGTCGGGGCCCGGCGCCCACAATGTCGCGCCGACCAACTCGATCTGCTTGCCGGAGCGCTCCAGTTCTGATGTCAGCCAGAGGTTTTCGGCCATCGGGACGGGACCGATCAGGTCGACGACCACCCGGGACAGCCGGGTGTCTTCCCGCGGTTGGCACTGCTCCAGGCCGCGGACCAGCAGCGCCGAGACGGGTGCGCCGTGCTGGATGGCC contains these protein-coding regions:
- a CDS encoding thioesterase family protein — its product is MTVSYYQLLDDRATVAGTVGQRLRPTEMAISTWTSAIQHGAPVSALLVRGLEQCQPREDTRLSRVVVDLIGPVPMAENLWLTSELERSGKQIELVGATLWAPGPDGEPRPAARASGWRLQTLDTAELGSAPDVALGDRADAVDRKLDAKWDPNYVHSVDWLWCKVPPHDGPGESWMRPRVTLVDDEPLTPIQRLFTVADCANGLGTKIDIRRWTFLNTDMSVHLYRVPTGEWTGIRAETFYGPDGIGTTVGTLFDDDGPVGAIAQSVLVRPRPPKA